From the Vibrio ziniensis genome, the window CTAAACATATTGAGCCTTTATTGAGTTGAAGAAAGTTCCGGTATCCACCATCGCCCAATCAAAACCCTTCCCCTCCGTTTTATGCCCGTTGTAACCAACGCCACCCTTAACGGTAGTTGGCGAATTACTGCCGTAGTCTTTACGCATAATCGGGTTTCGTATTAGAGCCCGCGCACCACTCTCGATGCGTCTGATCATTTCAGGACTTGAGCTTCCCGCATTAAATAAACCAACCAATTCATTAGTTACCCGAATTACATCTTGGTTTTGGAAATGATTCTCGGCTTTTGAGAACACTCCATAGCGGGCATCCATGTATTCAGCGAGTTTGGTTAACTTCAAAGGTGATTTTCCTTTGTTGCCAGCCTGAATTCGGGAAGCCTGTTTACCTTGAAATGATTTTAAGGGCTTATCCCTATCGGCTTTTCTGGCTGTTTTGTTTTTATCGAGAACACCGATCCGAATATGGTGAGAATTGAACTCCCTCACCTCCTCTTCTAAATCGGTAAAATCCAAATCTATATCCATCGTAAACATTACAGACCTCCACCAATAACGGGGATTCTTGCGGGTTTGATAATGGGCTTTTTGGTGGTATCCAATGAACAACCATTTGCCTCTGCTAACTTATCAAGACGTACAAGCGTAAATCGCTTATTACTATCCATAGACACGCGCTCTAACAGAACGGACTGCGCTACTTTGTAATAGTCGCAATCATTTTCTGGTGACACGTTTATAGCGTTGGCAAAGTCGATCTCTTCCTGCGTCATTGATTCAGAACCGGAGTTTCTAAGTATTGAATCAATTTGGTTTTGTGCATCTTCTGAAATCATCAACTACTCCCAAAAATCAGGGGCTATAAAGCCCCTAGTCGGTTGTTTTACTTTTTACTCGCTTTAGCCTTAGCTAATGCGCGTGAAGTAGGTGTGGTAACCGTTTGGTAAACATAAGTACCTTTTGATTCGATTTCGTTTGATGCCGATTCGTAGGTAAATAGCGTTTTCATTGAGATGCCATGATCGCCTTCCTGCTTGCTATAAATTCCCGGCAATGAAGAGTGGTGGTTTGTAATTGCAGGGCGGTAAGCTAGCGAAATATGAGAACCCGCCTGTAGTACGTTTGGCACCTCTTTCTGAACCATTCCACTATAAGCCGCGCCTAATTCACTACGACCCGTAGTCATGGATGAGCCACTTACTACGATAGGTTTTCGCAATAATGCCGCTACATCACTCGAATAGCTCAATGTGATATTTGGGTAATCCGCTTCGGTAATGCCAAGAACTGACATCTCCACATAAAGCGCTTCAATCACAGTAAACACATCAGCAAGGTTATTAATTTCAACCGCAGTAGTATCGACTTGAACCGACTTGTCATTGTTGAACATACCCGCATTGCCGTATGCACCATGAAATTGTTCATAGTCGTACTGCATTAACATGCGGTTAAGAATGCCCGCATTGATGTTCACATCGCTTACATCTTGTAGGTTAGAAAGTTGGAATTCTACATGCGTAGGTTGGCGGTGGTATTGGAACTCAATTGGTTTAGCGTGAGCTTGTGCCAGTTCAGTTGTAGCGGGAGTTAATGCCTCCGCGAATTTCTGTTCAGGGAAAGCACCGGTCACATCGTAGCTAATATGAATTACAGAACTTTGGCGTAACTTACCATCTGAATAGTCTTCTTCATTTGCAGCTAGGCTAGCTGTATACGGAGTGTAAGTTAGCTTATTGCTTCCCATAACTTTCGCGTTGTAGCGACGTTCTACTTTAGATTTGCACACTAAGTTAGTAGGCATTGAGATTTTCCTTTTTAAAATCTAGGTATCAAAAAAGGGCTAATCCGTTTTCCTGGAATAGCCCTTTTGGTATCAATTGTTGGGTTTCCGTCAGCTGACGGAGACTGGATTTGGTATCAGTTACTTTTTTGCACCTGATTTCGCGGCTGGAGTATCTTCGGTTGGTGGTACTGGAGCCGCAGCCGTTGCAGCTACCCATCCACCGTCTTGGCGTGAATATGGCGTTCCATCAATTGGGGCTTCTGGAATACCCGTTGAACCGCCTGAACCCGCAGGAGCCGCGCCACCGTATGCATTGACCAAAACACAGTTCTCAATCGAGCTACCGTCTGCATCAATGCCAAAAACATCAATAGCAGCGACATCACCCATGATTGTGGTAGAACCATCTGCGCCCGCTTCTACAACTTCACCCGTCACGTTATCAACCGCGAAAGCACCGCCTACAGTCAAAGCCGCACCTTCTTTCATGCGCAGACAAATACCGTCACCAGTTTTGATTACGCCCGTAACTTTACGAGCCGAATCTAAATCATGTACAGAGAAGCCGCCAAACGCTGAACCGTTATAGGTAGTCACAATTGGCTGACTACCGTCATAGTTACCTACAGATACGGCTACACCCGCTACCAAAGCACCTTCAAACTTACGTGGGTAAATAGTATCGCCGTTGCCACGATAACGAGGTGCGCCTAATGGAAATTCAAGACTCATAGTTTTTCTCCAACTTTGTTTTGTGATTACTCGTTTGCTGCTGATTGTTCAGCAGTGTGTTGTCCGGTCTTAAAACGAGCCTCAAAGGCAGCAATTGCGTTTTCGTCTTTAGTTCCCGAGAGAGGCTGACCTAAGTCTGCGATTTTGCCTTTGTTGAAAATGGCTCGTTCAAGTAGAGGCCAAGCAAACTTACGGTCTATTTCGTGAGACTTGATTCCATCTTTCAGAATCTTCTCTTTTACTGAGTTGCGGTCACGTTCTTCTAGAAGATCGAGCATTTCTTCATTTTTAAAGAACGCTCGAACAGTTGCGGCAGCTAAACCTTGAGCACGTTCAGCGGGGTTCTTAGCCCAACGGTCAACGTCTTCTTTTACTTCTGACATACTGAACCATGAGGGAAAAAGATCTTCGTTAGCTTCGGCAAACTTATCGAAGTCAAAACCAAACTTAATTGCATCGGCTAATTCAGCTTCGGTATCAGCTTGCTCATTGCTTTTCTCAAACTGCTTTTGGAGTCGGGTAACGATGTCGTCTTCACCCGTTTCATTCTTTTGATTGTTAGAAAGAAGCTCTTTTAGCTGTTCCTCAAAGGTCTTTTCTTTGGGCTTTTGATTACCGCCCTGCAGAATCTCAAGTAACTTAGTGGCATCCAATTCACTGTTGTTTTGCTTACCGGAAATTAGCTGTAAAAGCTGTGCTTCCGGTGATTGTTGCTGTTGTTGATTAACTCCACTTAGCAGTTGTAACAGCGCAGGGTTAATGGAGTTTTGCTGCTGCCCCGTTACACCGCCTAGCAAGGTGATCAATTGTTGGGTTACATCCGGTTGCTGATAGTTACCCAGTAATGCTAAAAGTGGGTTTTGTTGACTGCTAGAAAACTGATTTTGATTACCGCCCGCAAGTAGCAGAAGAAGCTGTTGTAGGTTCATGCCTTTTTACCTCTGTTGATTTTTGTAGTGATTTTCTGGACGTGTTTTTGTCCCGCGATGATTTTCATTCCACACTGACAGTTGTACTCAACCCCAAGCCCTAACTTCTCAGCTTGTTTGATGGTCATGCGTTTTCCGTAATGTAGAGCGTGTGTGGCGCGTTCTTCCTCAGCTGAGGATGGTTGCCACTCGATGATGATTTCGTCGGCATTTGGTGAGCTAGCAAGGGTTTGAAGAATCTCGCTGCTTAATGTGCCAGTCATGGTGTTTTTGATGTTTTTAGCGAAGTCGATATTGGCTTTGTTTTTCGACCTTTCTAACCGCTTGATCGTCATGTAAGCATTAGTCTTTGCTTGCATGAGAACGGAGTATTTGTTTATGAGCTTCAATTGCTCACGCTGCATCCCTCCTCGTTCGTTGTAAATCCTCTCAAAATCTACCCCTAACCAATCAATGAGCTTTGTAGCCATTGAATAAGGAAACAGGTACATGCCGCCTCCTTACCCTTTTCTATTGATTCCGAAGTCAGCAATTGGCAAAACGGATTCCACCATTTTTCTCTTTTCGGTTTCGTCAAATAGAGAGCTCATTTCGATAGAATTTAGGAAGTTAGAGATTTCTGTTAATTGACCTATATCGGGTTTGATAATGAAGTCAGCGCCAAACACCGATTCAAAGATGCCCCTTAATACCTCGTTAAAGTCCCGAATTGACGCAAGCCTATTTTGCTTCTGGTCGCCTTCTCCGGTTGAGTTGAGGCTTCCGACCATCTGACCATTGATGAACGACATTGGACGCCCTGTGGCGTTGCAGATTAACGAATAAGCGTACTCAAGTTGTTCCTTGGGCGGTTTCATATCAACTTTGGGCATTTCCACTTCGGATTGAGAATCCAAGTAAGCCACACCGCTTTTGTTCAATGCCGTGTTTATCTGATTGATTTGTGTTTCTACTGCTAGCAGTACTTCACGATCTGAAATCAACTCACCTAAATTGTGAATCTTGAGAACTAACGCCCCGCCAACACGAATCAACTTAGCTGCACCCATAATGGCATCGAACACCATGCCGAAATACGCTTCTAAAAGTTCCGTTCTGTAGAACTCTTCAAAATCCAAAATGACCAAATCAAGTTTGTTCTCTTTGCTTTTGAAAACAGAGTCATTACGTTCTTCAAAGTAAAAAGCGTTTTCTCTACCCGTTACCGGTCTTTTCCGCAGAGTTATCGCGTTTTCCTCAGCCATTGCCTCAATGATGTAGTGCATTAGCCCACGAGTTAACTTTGGCGAATGTGAATCGAAAATCGTTTTGGAGAAATCCGAATTCCCTATTTCATCTGGTACATCGACAATATCTAACGTCACAAACATGATGCGCGAATACAGTTCCCTAATCGCTATTTCTACATATCGTGCTTTCGCTATTGAAAACGGGTCTAGCTCAGTAAGTACGGGGAGTAATCGCGGGTCTTTTGATCTTATGAACTTATAGTAAGCCTCGAAATTATCCTTCTTGTTCGGAGGTGATTCGGAAGCGCCTTTCTCGGGTTCGTCATACAAGCCCATATTAGTGTCTACCTCTTATTTTGATTTTGTCTGAAACAATCCCACCTCTAACGGCAGCGTTAGTTAGTGAATCGGGCGCATCATCATATTCAGCATCCTTGTTGAATTTGACGCAGTGAGTTAGCCATGTTTGATTCGACCAGTTTTCAATGAATCTAAGCCGCATCATTGCTAGAAATGCTCCGACCCTAAAGATCCGATCATGCTTGTCACCTAGCGTTGTTCTTGGTGTTGCATCAATGCCACGAACAGCGAAATAGTCTTGAGGTGCTGTACCTACCCCGTTGTCCTCGTAATAAAACTCAATAACCGGAAATTGGTTTATCCGTTCTGCGAGTTGGTCAATAGCGGCATTCCATGATTGATGGAAACAGAAACCCCATGCGAACACATAACCACGCAATTGGGCGATGAACGTTAAAGCAGTAAAATCCCCGCCTTTGAAAGACGGGTCTAAGAACGCGATACAAGGTGGTGGTTCATCACTACTTTCTGCAGTAATTACAGGAGTATCCATAAACGGATAACCAGAGATTTTTGGTGATGGTTTACCTAGCCAAACATGCTCGTAGTAAACCTCACCGGATTCAGCTTCGGCTTGAGTTAATAGCTGCGGGTCTTGGTAACGTTTAGGCAAATCGAAAATATTGATGTGTTTGATTCTAGCCGCATCGCCAAAAGTGCGAACTTTAGTGATCACCGGATCTTCCGCAAAATTGGGGTTCATTGCGAAGAAGAACCTAGCCTCAGTTACATCAACTTCTTCCTCACCAAATGCTAGCCGTAATAAACGCTCATACTCAGGTGTAAAGGTAACCTGCCCTGAACGGTTAACCGTTGGGAACAACACATTCAATGAATCTTCTGAGGCATCCTGCGCCTCATCCATGAAGACCATTCTTACTTTGTGTTTACCTTTGATTTTGTTTACTTGGCTAAATGCAGTTTTACCGCCTGTAGAGCGTAACCCCGTAAACGCGAACTCAACGTTGGTTAGTTTGTTAGTGATCTTGTTGTGCGTGATTTTGAAATAGTGCTCAAGTCCCGCCTGTTTGATTAGGTCACTAACTACCGAGTGAACCGAATCTTCAATGGAAGTTTGTATCTCACGTAAAATTAGGAAAAGTGAATCTCGATACTTTTCTTCAAAAGACTGCTCAAGCATGTAACAGATAATCGCAAAGGTTTTGCCAGAACCGCGACCACCTTTTAAAACGATATACTTTGCAGATTCATCGCCAAATAACTTCCGGTAAATTGGCGGGATACTGAATTTGTCCTTAGTGGCTAAAAGCATTTTTTTGGAAAACGCCTTAATCATTTTCCTTAGGTGTAATGCTTCTCTCTTGTTGTCTCTCCGTTCTAACTTTTCGATAAGTCCGTCAACGTCTACCCGCGCCAACATCTCTACAACTTCATTCGGAGTTATCTTCAGCTGGCTCATGGCTAATCTCTACATTCAAGAACGCTTTCAACATGCCTCCCAAGTCTTGGGTAATGTCTTCAAGTTCTAAATCGTCAAAATCATCGGGAAGATCATCTTCCTTGTAATTCTCTCGATAGTTTTTGGGGTCTAGCCTACGTAGGCGAAATTGGAGTAATGAATCGGAGTAACGGCGAATAGGCACTATCTTGCTAATCGTCTTTCCGTCTTGTGTGACTTTTAGCGATTTGTAATCGACTACGCCCTCAATAGCCCTTCGATCAGCTTCCCGTTCTAGTTTTTCAACTAAGTCCATTCGGGCATCGTCTAGCTGTTGTGAGAAAGTAGGGTCTTCGGCTGAATAGTCGTAAATAGAGCGACGAGAATATCCGGCAATTTTTGCTGCTTCACCAATAGTCGCTCCCTTTTCTAGTGATTCGAAAAATCGCTTATCTCGTGCCCTTGTTCTTTTGCTCTTTCTGGACACTTGGAATATCTCCAAAATCAAAAATGTTCGTTTTCATCAAAAGCCTGTTTTCTGCTCTCTCTTGTTTGAAATGCGCGAAATGAAAATAAAAAAAACCGCAGCCAACCCCATCTACAGGGGAATGGCTAAACGGTTTCGATGTATTTAACTAGGTTGGTTTTGGTAACTTTTAAACGCTATTGTTCATAGTCGGTATGGCTACCAATTTAAAAACGCACAGAAAGAAACTGATAGGTACTACTTTCAAAAGTGTTTTTGATTATTCTTCCTGTTCGGTGTCTTCTGGATCTTCTAAATGAACCTCAATATCACCACAAGCTAAAGCAGCTTTTTTAGGGTCGCCCTTAACAAATACCAAAACGTTTTGGTGTGTTTTGCCTAGCTTCCTACTTTGTGAAAATTGCTTACCAACGCGAATCGGTAGTGAGCCAACAACGTTTACCAAAATTGCTTCGTTGTAATATGAAAAGCCCGCATCAATGAAAGCCGTTATCGTGTCTCCTACAAAGTTCAGGTATACCCCGTTCTTGTCCCTAACCTCACCAACTACCCAAGCAGCGAACCGGTCATTCTTCAAAAGGTTGAAACTAGCCTGTATTACTTTTCGGTAGCCCGCTAAGAAATCCTCATAACTCATGTTTGATAAGTCTTTCGGGTTATCGCTGTATTTCTCTAAATCGGCATAAGGAGGACAGGAGAAAATCATATCCGCTTTTTCATGGATTAAGGTTTCAAGCTCAACACTATCGCCAATTGTCCAATGAGGTTTAGGCTCAACACAAATCGAATCTGCTTGTTCTCGGTTAGCCAGTACTTGTTCTTCCCGTAAATCGTTACCCGTATATTTACGATTTGTTCTTGAGGCCACTACGCCCCGTACAGAACCTCCCGCGAATGGGTCTACGATATGCCCGTTGTTAGGACAAAACCATTCATAGCAAAGCTCAGTAAGTACCGGATCGAAAATACTAGTCGTAGACATCTTAGTGAGAGAACAATACTTCTCTTTGTATTCCTCGGTAGATAGCTTCCGTCCTAGCTTTTTCTCGATTTCGTTTTTCTCAGTATATTGGCTAGTGCTTAACGCGCTTATCGTTAAACCTTCATCACGACCTACTTCACTTTGAATGCCGAGTTCTAGCCAAGCTCGCTTACGTTCTTGCCACCATCCCGTTCTGGAATTGAATATTGAAAACGGTGGAAGTATGAACTTGTCAGCTAATGACCCGACTTTGCCGCTTGAACCTTGACTCTCTTGTTCTTCGTTTTCAGATAACAAATCTAAGAAGTCATCATCAAAAGCGATTAGGTCAATATCGAAATCGCCTTCCTGCAGAAACTCTAATTCCAGTTTCAAGAGTTCTTCATCCCAACCCGCATTCAGTGCCAATTGGTTATCCGCTAGTATGTAAGCCTTTTTCTGATATTCAGTCAGCCCATTTAGAACAAAAACAGGTACGTTCTGTAGTTTCAACAAGTTTGCAGCTAACAGTCGTCCATGACCCGCGATTAGCCCGTTGTGTTCATCAATTAAAATGGGGTTTGTAAAACCGAACTCCGTAATTGATGCAGCGATTTGCTTTACCTGTTCAGGGCTGTGAGTCCTAGCGTTGTTTGCATAAGGGATTAATTCTGAAACCTGTCGCTCACCAAATTGGTATCCAGTATTCACGTCTTCACCATAATTAAAAAATCACCTTCAAAGCGGATAGCTCTGATAGGCAAATAAAACAAAACCCGCTATTTAGCAGGCTTGGGTTCTACTTTGATTGAGCACTCTCGTTTTAATACGAGATTTCCCGTTGTTCCTTTTTCTGAACATGACGTCATTCCATTGCGGCTGTTTTGTTCAACGTGGTAGTTAGTGCAACCACCAAGAACTAAAAGGACTAACAAAAATTGTTTTTTCATTCTTCTGAGCTGCCCCCTGAACACATGCTTACTGCCTGTAATCCGGTGTCATCAATTCGGACAGTGTTTTTGCACTGCGAACCGTTAACCGCCCCGTTTTCTACATACGCAACGGAAGTACATCCGCTGAGTAGTACCAGAATGAATGTTGCCGCTATTGCTTTCATGTCATGCTTAACTCCAGTAGTAGGTTGATTCGATTTTGTCCCACGTGTTTTTGCCAACAACGCCATCGGGAGAAAGACTATGTTGTTTTTGAAACTCGATAATTTTTGACTGAGTGACATTTCCGAAAATGCCATCGGGTTTTAGGCTGAGGTTTAATTGCAGTTCGATAACATCAACTCCTCGAGAACCTACTTTCAAAGTAGAACGGTTAATAGGAGCACCTAAAGCTAGCTTCAAAGCTCGCTCAAAGTCATGCGCATAACCCGCGATGGTTTCGGCTCTATCAGTACCGTTAATAATTCGTCTAGCGCTTATATAGTCGGGTTGTTCTTGATCGAGGTAATCTGCTAATCGCTTTCCGGTAAACAGGCCAGTCCCCATTCCTAGAATCGTTGCTTGGGCTGAATACATCGGACGGAGTAACCATTCGGGCTTTTTCACCAAATCCACCCCGCGCTTCAAAGTAACTGGGTTAATGACCATTTCACTTAGCTTTTGATAATTTGCTTTCCAAGTAACCTGGACATCACCTCGCCCGTAGTAAGCTTTTCCTGTTTCAGAGTCAGGAATACCATATTGATAGCCGACACCTTTCCCGTACTCTTCAACAGGCTGCATTGCAAAAGCGGTTTCGTGATAGACAGTAGCTAACACATAAGCAACGTAGGATAAGGGTATTCGGTGACCACAACTTCTTAGTAGTAACCAAGCAACTAAGTAGCGAGCACACCCGTTCACCTGTAAATTAGTTATGTTTCCGCAATAAAAAACGGCATTCACTCGATGAGCAAATGCCGCGTTAGAAATTGTAAAGTGCATTTTATTTCTTCCTCCACACACTTTTTGTGGTCTTTGTGGAATGGACTCCATTTTTTAGTATTTATGCCAAACCCATTTTGAGACGATGTTAATATTATGCGAATTTATGAATAAACATGTGAAAATTAAGGATTTCAATGACTAAATCTGAAGGGAAAGTAACTAAAATAGAACAAATAAAAACAGCTTTAATTCAGATTGAAGGCTCTAATTTAGACTATTGCGTAAAAACATTGGCTATCAATGCGATCATTGATACTCAACCTGCATCGATTTCAAATCAAATCTTGCTTGAACATCAGTTCAACCTTGAATCGTAGGTATAAAAAAGCCACTCCGGTAAGGGAATGGCTAGTTTGGTGATTATAAGCTAAAAAGTGTTACCCGCAAGACCTACGAACTAGCACCTACATTTTTTGCGAAAAGTCAGACATTTCCTAACCAAGTCGATGTCCATTAGAGCGGATCTGCTCTTCCCACATAGAAACAATCCTTCTAATCATTTCACATGACGACTCAATAGATTCTCTATGTGCATAATAGGTTTTTCGTGCGATACCCATAGCAATTGATTTTGCCGCTACAGTACATCCCTTTCTCGTTGTTTCGTCAGGCGCATACATTAAACACTCTCGCAATGTGATTTTGACTAAACCTACAATTGACCGTGTGGGAATCTTTGGGTTACTACGCAAAACGATTTTCGAAAGCCTTGAGGCTAAGTAATTAAGCGACTTTTCATCCTCAGTATTTGAGTATGCAAACATAGCCCAAGCAGTAGCTTCCTTACTCAATCCAGCTAACCCAAAACCCGTTGCTTCTATTGCCTGTACTGACGGAGCACCGCCACCTGAACCAGTATCAAACTTCACTGTTTTTAGTCCAGAACGACCTATTCTTTCTAGCCAGTTGTTATGCTGATTCATAGAAGTACTCCATGTTCGTGCTCATAACATCAGCTTTGGCTTTGTAAGCTTTCTCAATATCGTGCAGATCGTAGATAGACCAGTTCTTCGGAGGATGATAAGACTCAAGTGACTCAACGCGAGAAAGTCCAATTTTATGAATCAACCCTTCTCGATACTCCTTAATATTTCCTGATTTATTACCGTTACACTCATAACATTGACCATGCACATTATCTTCACTGAACCGAAGTTCAGGCGCAGCCCCTACTGAACGATAATGACCCGCACATAAAGGCAAGTAACGAGCGCAGCTAGTACAGGGTTTGCCGGTATCACGTAGAACGATGAATCGGTTAAATTGCTCTTGGGCTTTTTGCGCTCGATACCCGTACTTTTTGACCTTCATTTATAAAAACTCCATGTGCTGATAAATCGCGTTTTGCATAGCTTGTTCATCGTTGAAAACTTGGGATAGGGATTTGTTCCAAATCACTTTTGAGCAGCCGTTATAGATTTTTTCGAAATCCTCTTGGCTCATGTTGTCGAACGCAATTGACCAAGGTCTCTTTACCGTTCCTCCATTTGGTAAAATCTCTAAATCGAAAAATCCCGCTTCAATCATCACTTGATAACGGTAGTTATCGGGACATTTATAGGCTTCAGGATCACAGTGGCTTTGCCTTTGTTGCTTAATTCTGGCTAACACCATCTCAGCGATTTCAATACCGTGTGACTGATACATATCCACGCGCCCTGCCAACTCACAAAACTGCTTTGCTGTTTCATGCGCTATGTAATGTTCAGGTTCACTAATCAAACTTACATCTGGCGACCAGTAACTAAAACCGAGGTTAAGTAGGGCGAAAAACTTTCTGTGGTACACGAGAACGCGTGTTTTCGCTTTTGATAGAGGCTTTATTGCAACAACCCGCCCACGCATCGCAGCGGCTTTCTCACGCATTTCTGGCGTTGCATATTGGATGTATCCACCCGTACCGATTGCTCCGACGATCTCTTCCTTGTCTTTTTTCTTCTTGGTTGTTGAGCTACTGCGCACCTTCACACCCCTTAACCGATTTTTTGAAAACTTGGATTTTTCCCAGAATGCGTAAACGCTGTGCTTCCCGTTCTTCTTGAGATAACTCAGGCTCTTTCGGTTTTGGTAGGCGCTCAATGACAAACTCATCAATCGCTTCACCGTTATTGAGTTTCGAACAAATAAACTTGTAGTTACGTTTGAAGGGACGATAAATCTCCGTAACCGTACCGTTCTTGATGGTCTGCGGATTTATCATGTCGAACATTGCTCGCACCTCTTTAGGAATTGCTGAAAATGCTCTCCGTATATACTTATCAAGCATTTCAAAAGCTGAATCTATATCGGGAACTTGCGGGTTAGTACCGCACCATGAAATGAACTTGCCGACTGACGGGAAGAAGTCTGATTCAGATTTCCTTGCCATTCTTAGCCCTTGAGCTATTTGGTTTTTATTAGTGACCTTCGATTCAACTAACGCCCGCATCCAAGTGATCTTGGCGGCAGCTAAACAGTCATTGTTTGGAAACGCTTGTCTCCATGCAGGGAAAGCAGCTTGAAGCTCTATAAATATCTGATTTACGAACTGGCGCGTATCTTCGCTTACAGCTTGGCGGCTAGCACAATCTTTACTTTGTGGGCTTGGCATTACCATTTGGTGGACAGGCTTCATAGAGCACCACCTAAATCAAAATTGTCAGCCCATCTTGTATCGTGCCAATCAACATCATTCGAAGCGGGTTTGATCGTGTTTTTCTGAGCTTTAAGCTTGTCCCACTGACGACGCAACGTTTTAGGACATTGAACATTCTCAGCCCAGAAATGATGCTTATTTGCAAACTCAAACATTTCGCAAATTTCGCGGTGCGTTACTTTAAATGCACCTCTCATTAATCGAATGTCGTTAGACCAAACAACTAGGTTTGGTTTTGGAGCTGTTGAATTGATCTGAACAACTTTTTGATAAATCCAAGTTGCTGCGGTTACGTCCTCACGAGTACCCCATAGTTTTCCCTCTGGAGATTGAATCGCTGCATCGTTTCGGACTTTAATTTTGTCGTGAGAAGAATTCTCCGACGAAGAATATGTAATCTCTGTTGTAGTCTCTGTTGTAGTCTCTGTAGAGAACTGATCAATCTGATCACTTGTTAAGAACTGATCAGATTGATCAGTTGCATGTGATCGATTTGATAACTTGGAACTGCTCAAATTGATAACTTCGATATCATCATTCTGATCAGATGCATTTTCAGATTTCGTTACTTCGATTTGCTCATTTTGATCACATGGCATCTTATCTAGGTTTAAAGCATACCAAAGCGTTTGATTCGAGCTTTGTTTAAAGAAATGACCATGTAATTTTTGAGTTAGGATGAGTCCTTTTTCTTCAAGAGATTTAAGCACTCTTCGAATGGTGGGTTTTGACCAAAATGGGAATTCTTCTTCCCAATCTTCGGTTGTTTTGAATACCCATGTTGAGGCGTCTTTTTTGAACTCTGAGCGTTCAGTCCAGTACTTAATCTGCTGTAAAACTATCGCTTCATTTAGTCCGATTTTTACAGCTAATCTTGGATTGACAACTAACGGGCGTTCAACAAAGAGCATTTGAAAGATGTTACTCATTACGTTTGACTTCCCGCGCAGCATTGCGCAATATTCGTACGTCCACGGCAATGGACGTAAAGCTTACAAGCCCCTTACCAATCGTGAGGGGTTTCCTTTTTCTGGCGTTCAAACTCGCGCTGCTTTTCTAAAAGAACATTCGCAAATCCCCGAAATGCAGGGACACTCTGGTTAGCTATACGAAGCTCAATAACATCAAACTCACCTTTCCTAATTACCAACTGAACAGGAACTGTGATGTTTACTATTTCTGATACCGGGACTTTTTCCGGATTAATTTCACCTCGTTTCATTCTTTGGCTAAGTCCTTAACTAATTCATTCAACGTGATACCCAAGATTTCAGCTAGCTTTGGGGCTTTCCTTAAACTTGGTTTGTGTCTACCACTAAGCCAACAGCTAACAACTGCTTGAGAAACACCGACTTGTGATGCAACGAACCCTTGCGTTTTAAGGTT encodes:
- a CDS encoding DUF1073 domain-containing protein, with product MFVTLDIVDVPDEIGNSDFSKTIFDSHSPKLTRGLMHYIIEAMAEENAITLRKRPVTGRENAFYFEERNDSVFKSKENKLDLVILDFEEFYRTELLEAYFGMVFDAIMGAAKLIRVGGALVLKIHNLGELISDREVLLAVETQINQINTALNKSGVAYLDSQSEVEMPKVDMKPPKEQLEYAYSLICNATGRPMSFINGQMVGSLNSTGEGDQKQNRLASIRDFNEVLRGIFESVFGADFIIKPDIGQLTEISNFLNSIEMSSLFDETEKRKMVESVLPIADFGINRKG
- a CDS encoding phage terminase large subunit encodes the protein MSQLKITPNEVVEMLARVDVDGLIEKLERRDNKREALHLRKMIKAFSKKMLLATKDKFSIPPIYRKLFGDESAKYIVLKGGRGSGKTFAIICYMLEQSFEEKYRDSLFLILREIQTSIEDSVHSVVSDLIKQAGLEHYFKITHNKITNKLTNVEFAFTGLRSTGGKTAFSQVNKIKGKHKVRMVFMDEAQDASEDSLNVLFPTVNRSGQVTFTPEYERLLRLAFGEEEVDVTEARFFFAMNPNFAEDPVITKVRTFGDAARIKHINIFDLPKRYQDPQLLTQAEAESGEVYYEHVWLGKPSPKISGYPFMDTPVITAESSDEPPPCIAFLDPSFKGGDFTALTFIAQLRGYVFAWGFCFHQSWNAAIDQLAERINQFPVIEFYYEDNGVGTAPQDYFAVRGIDATPRTTLGDKHDRIFRVGAFLAMMRLRFIENWSNQTWLTHCVKFNKDAEYDDAPDSLTNAAVRGGIVSDKIKIRGRH
- a CDS encoding ParB/Srx family N-terminal domain-containing protein, coding for MNTGYQFGERQVSELIPYANNARTHSPEQVKQIAASITEFGFTNPILIDEHNGLIAGHGRLLAANLLKLQNVPVFVLNGLTEYQKKAYILADNQLALNAGWDEELLKLELEFLQEGDFDIDLIAFDDDFLDLLSENEEQESQGSSGKVGSLADKFILPPFSIFNSRTGWWQERKRAWLELGIQSEVGRDEGLTISALSTSQYTEKNEIEKKLGRKLSTEEYKEKYCSLTKMSTTSIFDPVLTELCYEWFCPNNGHIVDPFAGGSVRGVVASRTNRKYTGNDLREEQVLANREQADSICVEPKPHWTIGDSVELETLIHEKADMIFSCPPYADLEKYSDNPKDLSNMSYEDFLAGYRKVIQASFNLLKNDRFAAWVVGEVRDKNGVYLNFVGDTITAFIDAGFSYYNEAILVNVVGSLPIRVGKQFSQSRKLGKTHQNVLVFVKGDPKKAALACGDIEVHLEDPEDTEQEE
- a CDS encoding peptidoglycan-binding protein, encoding MHFTISNAAFAHRVNAVFYCGNITNLQVNGCARYLVAWLLLRSCGHRIPLSYVAYVLATVYHETAFAMQPVEEYGKGVGYQYGIPDSETGKAYYGRGDVQVTWKANYQKLSEMVINPVTLKRGVDLVKKPEWLLRPMYSAQATILGMGTGLFTGKRLADYLDQEQPDYISARRIINGTDRAETIAGYAHDFERALKLALGAPINRSTLKVGSRGVDVIELQLNLSLKPDGIFGNVTQSKIIEFQKQHSLSPDGVVGKNTWDKIESTYYWS
- a CDS encoding recombination protein NinG, producing MKVKKYGYRAQKAQEQFNRFIVLRDTGKPCTSCARYLPLCAGHYRSVGAAPELRFSEDNVHGQCYECNGNKSGNIKEYREGLIHKIGLSRVESLESYHPPKNWSIYDLHDIEKAYKAKADVMSTNMEYFYESA
- a CDS encoding DUF1367 family protein, translating into MRSSSTTKKKKDKEEIVGAIGTGGYIQYATPEMREKAAAMRGRVVAIKPLSKAKTRVLVYHRKFFALLNLGFSYWSPDVSLISEPEHYIAHETAKQFCELAGRVDMYQSHGIEIAEMVLARIKQQRQSHCDPEAYKCPDNYRYQVMIEAGFFDLEILPNGGTVKRPWSIAFDNMSQEDFEKIYNGCSKVIWNKSLSQVFNDEQAMQNAIYQHMEFL